The proteins below are encoded in one region of Brassica napus cultivar Da-Ae chromosome A6, Da-Ae, whole genome shotgun sequence:
- the LOC106351233 gene encoding zinc finger protein JAGGED-like codes for MRAEDSNALDLNNLPDDPSRDFFPFFEEGSSSSSPGGFREKQIKDDQKEYQCRFCSLKFFKSQALGGHMNRHRQERETESLNKARELVLRNDTFPPHQGPPSFSYHQGDVHIGDLITPFKPMMYPPRLFSPSSLLPPPPPPLVQPYMYPPPPARRPSSFPPRHTNDYYLYNNGTHHQTLTNSGCGGRAPPDSSYSFIGAPVANGSKVDPPISHPLPPHHGI; via the exons AT GAGAGCTGAGGATAGCAACGCTTTGGATCTCAATAACTTACCTGATGATCCATCTAGAGACTTTTTCCCATTCTTCGAAGAAggctcttcttcctcttctcctg GAGGGTTTAGAGAGAAGCAAATCAAAGATGATCAAAAAGAGTACCAATGTAGATTTTGTTCACTAAAGTTTTTCAAATCTCAAGCTCTCGGTGGCCACATGAACCGCCACCGCCAAG AGAGGGAGACGGAGTCACTTAACAAAGCTCGTGAACTTGTTCTTCGCAACGATACATTTCCTCCTCATCAAGGACCTCCGTCATTTAG TTATCATCAAGGAGATGTGCATATTGGAGACCTAATAACACCATTCAAACCAATGATGTATCCACCAAGATTATTCTCCCCCTCCTCTCTTCTTCccccgccaccaccaccacttgtGCAACCTTATATGTATCCACCACCTCCTGCTCGGCGGCCGTCATCCTTTCCTCCCCGTCACACCAACGACTACTATTTGTACAACAATGGTACACATCACCAAACCCTAACCAATAGCGGTTGCGGTGGCCGTGCACCGCCTGACTCGAGCTACTCTTTCATTGGTGCACCCGTGGCTAATGGCTCTAAAGTTGATCCTCCTATTTCGCACCCTCTACCTCCACATCATGGGATATAA